In Lutra lutra chromosome 6, mLutLut1.2, whole genome shotgun sequence, the following are encoded in one genomic region:
- the PSMB8 gene encoding proteasome subunit beta type-8 isoform X1, with protein sequence MALLEVCGAPRGQWKDCAVPTLGSQFRSDPGHYSFSLRSPEFAFPRGMQPTEFLQSLGGNGERNVRIEMNHGTTTLAFKFQQGVIVAVDSRATAGSYIASTRVNKVIEINPYLLGTMSGCAADCLYWERLLAKECRLYYLRNGERISVSAASKLLSNMVFQYRGMDLSMGSMICGWDKKGPGLYYVSEDGTRLSGSMFSTGSGNSYAYGVMDSGYRPDLSPEEAYELGRKAIVYATHRDSYSGGVVNLYHMKEDGWVKVESRDVSDLLHQYRETSQ encoded by the exons ATGGCGTTGCTGGAGGTGTGCGGAGCCCCCCGAGGACAGTGGAAGGATTGCGCTGTCCCGACCCTGGGAAGCCAGTTTCGCTCGGACCCTGGACACTACAGCTTCTCTCTGCGGTCTCCGGAGTTCGCCTTCCCCCGGGGAATGCAG CCCACTGAATTCCTCCAGTCCCTTGGTGGGAATGGTGAAAGGAATGTTCGGATTGAGATGAACCATGGCACTACCACTCTGGCCTTCAAGTTCCAGCAAGGAGTGATTGTGGCAGTGGATTCTCGGGCTACGGCTGGGAGTTACAtag CCAGCACAAGGGTTAACAAGGTGATTGAGATTAACCCTTACCTGCTTGGGACCATGTCTGGCTGTGCGGCGGACTGTCTGTACTGGGAGCGTCTGCTGGCCAAGGAGTGCAG GCTGTACTATCTGAGGAATGGGGAGCGTATCTCAGTGTCGGCAGCCTCCAAACTGCTCTCCAACATGGTGTTCCAGTACCGGGGCATGGACCTCTCCATGGGCAGTATGATCTGTGGCTGGGATAAGAAG GGTCCTGGACTCTACTATGTAAGCGAAGATGGGACTCGGCTCTCAGGAAGTATGTTCTCCACTGGCAGTGGGAACAGCTATGCCTATGGGGTCATGGATAGTGGCTATCGACCTGATCTCAGTCCTGAAGAAGCCTATGAGCTGGGCCGCAAGGCTATTGTTTATGCCACCCACCGAGACAGCTATTCCGGAGGTGTCGTCAACT TGTACCACATGAAGGAGGATGGTTGGGTGAAAGTGGAAAGTAGAGACGTCAGTGACCTGCTGCACCAGTATCGGGAGACCAGTCAGTAA
- the PSMB8 gene encoding proteasome subunit beta type-8 isoform X2, with product MALLEVCGAPRGQWKDCAVPTLGSQFRSDPGHYSFSLRSPEFAFPRGMQSLGGNGERNVRIEMNHGTTTLAFKFQQGVIVAVDSRATAGSYIASTRVNKVIEINPYLLGTMSGCAADCLYWERLLAKECRLYYLRNGERISVSAASKLLSNMVFQYRGMDLSMGSMICGWDKKGPGLYYVSEDGTRLSGSMFSTGSGNSYAYGVMDSGYRPDLSPEEAYELGRKAIVYATHRDSYSGGVVNLYHMKEDGWVKVESRDVSDLLHQYRETSQ from the exons ATGGCGTTGCTGGAGGTGTGCGGAGCCCCCCGAGGACAGTGGAAGGATTGCGCTGTCCCGACCCTGGGAAGCCAGTTTCGCTCGGACCCTGGACACTACAGCTTCTCTCTGCGGTCTCCGGAGTTCGCCTTCCCCCGGGGAATGCAG TCCCTTGGTGGGAATGGTGAAAGGAATGTTCGGATTGAGATGAACCATGGCACTACCACTCTGGCCTTCAAGTTCCAGCAAGGAGTGATTGTGGCAGTGGATTCTCGGGCTACGGCTGGGAGTTACAtag CCAGCACAAGGGTTAACAAGGTGATTGAGATTAACCCTTACCTGCTTGGGACCATGTCTGGCTGTGCGGCGGACTGTCTGTACTGGGAGCGTCTGCTGGCCAAGGAGTGCAG GCTGTACTATCTGAGGAATGGGGAGCGTATCTCAGTGTCGGCAGCCTCCAAACTGCTCTCCAACATGGTGTTCCAGTACCGGGGCATGGACCTCTCCATGGGCAGTATGATCTGTGGCTGGGATAAGAAG GGTCCTGGACTCTACTATGTAAGCGAAGATGGGACTCGGCTCTCAGGAAGTATGTTCTCCACTGGCAGTGGGAACAGCTATGCCTATGGGGTCATGGATAGTGGCTATCGACCTGATCTCAGTCCTGAAGAAGCCTATGAGCTGGGCCGCAAGGCTATTGTTTATGCCACCCACCGAGACAGCTATTCCGGAGGTGTCGTCAACT TGTACCACATGAAGGAGGATGGTTGGGTGAAAGTGGAAAGTAGAGACGTCAGTGACCTGCTGCACCAGTATCGGGAGACCAGTCAGTAA
- the TAP1 gene encoding antigen peptide transporter 1, which translates to MASSGSRSPCGCLCSSRVSLAWLGVTLLLLADWVLLREALPRICSALVPVALPLLRVWVVGLSRWAVLWLGARAVLGATVGSSRKSAGVRGWLAALQPLAAALGLALPGLALFRELSSWSVPRASDGSRLLHWGSRLDAFALTYLAAVPAAAMWHKVGGLWGPKSHGGSGDAVRRLLGCLGSEIRRLPLLLVLFVLSSLGEMAIPFFTGHLADWILQDGTASVFTRNITLMSILTIASAVLEFGADGVYNNTMGRVHSRLQGEVFQAVLRQETEFFQQNQTGAITSRVTEDTSMLSESLSEKLSLLLWYLVRGLCLLGLMLWGSLSLTMVTLVTLPLLFLLPKKLGKWHQVLATQVQKSLAESSQVAIEVLSAMPTVRSFANEEAEAQKYSQKLQDMNTLHQKEAVSYAVNLWTSSISGMLLKVGILYIGGHLVTSGAVSSGNLVTFILYQIQFTTAVEVLLSTYPSVQKAVGSSEKIFEYLDRIPRCPPSGVLTSLNLEGLVQFQDVSFAYPDRPDVPVLQGLTFTLRPGEVTALVGPNGSGKSTVAALLQNLYQPTGGRLLLDGKPLPQYEHCYLHTQVAAVGQEPQLFGRSFQENIAYGLVQKPTMEEIIAAAMVSGAHSFISELPEGYNTEIGEAGNQLSGGQRQAVALARALIRKPRVLILDDATSALDADSQLRVEQLLYKSPERRSRSVLLITHCLSLVEQADQILFLDGGTICEAGTYQQLTERRGRFWTIMQAPGGSGAPE; encoded by the exons ATGGCCAGCTCGGGGTCCCGCAGCCCCTGCGGCTGCCTCTGCTCGTCCCGAGTTTCCCTGGCGTGGCTGGGGGTAACGCTGCTGCTTCTCGCCGACTGGGTGCTGCTCCGGGAGGCGCTCCCCAGAATATGCTCCGCGCTGGTCCCCGTCGCGCTGCCCCTGCTCCGGGTCTGGGTGGTGGGCCTGAGCCGCTGGGCTGTGCTGTGGCTGGGGGCCCGTGCTGTTCTCGGGGCAACGGTCGGCTCCAGCAGGAAAAGCGCAGGAGTTCGGGGATGGCTGGCTGCTCTGCAGCCATTGGCGGCGGCGCTGGGCTTGGCCCTGCCCGGACTTGCCTTGTTCCGAGAGCTGAGTTCGTGGAGCGTTCCCAGGGCTTCCGACGGCTCTCGGCTCCTGCACTGGGGAAGTCGCCTGGATGCTTTCGCCCTCACTTACTTGGCAGCAGTACCCGCAGCCGCCATGTGGCATAAGGTCGGCGGACTTTGGGGACCGAAAAGTCACGGGGGTTCAGGAGACGCGGTGCGCCGGCTTCTAGGCTGCCTGGGTTCAGAGATACGACGCCTCCCGCTCCTGCTGGTCCTGTTCGTTCTCTCCAGTCTCG ggGAAATGGCCATTCCATTCTTCACCGGTCATCTCGCCGACTGGATTCTCCAAGATGGGACAGCCTCTGTTTTCACACGGAACATAACGCTCATGTCCATTCTCACCATAGCCAG tgcAGTGTTGGAGTTCGGGGCTGACGGTGTCTATAACAACACCATGGGCCGTGTGCACAGCCGCTTGCAAGGAGAGGTATTTCAGGCTGTCCTGCGTCAGGAAACAGAGTTTTTCCAACAGAACCAAACGG GAGCCATCACTTCTCGAGTGACAGAGGACACCTCCATGCTAAGTGAGTCTCTGAGTGAGAAGCTGAGCCTGCTGTTGTGGTACCTGGTGCGGGGGCTGTGTCTCTTGGGGCTCATGCTCTGGGGGTCACTGTCCCTCACCATGGTCACCCTGGTCACCCtgcctctgcttttccttctgcctaagAAGCTGGGAAAATGGCACCAG GTGCTGGCAACCCAGGTGCAGAAATCTCTGGCAGAGTCCAGCCAGGTGGCCATCGAGGTGCTGTCAGCCATGCCCACAGTCCGGAGCTTTGCCaatgaggaggctgaggcccagaAGTACAGCCAGAAGCTGCAGGATATGAATACCCTCCATCAGAAGGAGGCTGTGTCCTATGCAGTCAACCTCTGGACCAGTAGT ATCTCAGGGATGCTGCTGAAGGTGGGAATCTTATACATCGGTGGGCATCTGGTGACAAGTGGGGCTGTAAGCAGCGGGAACCTTGTCACGTTTATTCTCTACCAGATCCAGTTCACCACCGCTGTTGAG GTACTGCTCTCCACCTACCCGAGTGTACAGAAGGCTGTGGGCtcctcagagaaaatatttgaatacctGGACCGGATTCCTCGCTGTCCTCCCAGTGGTGTGTTGACTTCCTTAAACTTGGAGGGCCTTGTCCAGTTTCAGGATGTCTCCTTCGCCTACCCAGACCGTCCAGATGTCCCAGTGCTGCAG GGGCTGACATTCACCCTACGGCCTGGTGAGGTGACGGCTCTGGTGGGGCCCAATGGCTCTGGGAAGAGCACAGTGGCCGCCTTGCTGCAGAACCTGTACCAGCCCACCGGGGGACGGCTGCTGCTGGATGGGAAGCCCCTTCCCCAATACGAACACTGCTACCTGCACACACAA GTGGCTGCAGTGGGGCAAGAGCCACAGCTATTTGGGAGgagttttcaagaaaatattgcCTATGGCCTGGTCCAGAAGCCAACTATGGAGGAAATCATAGCTGCTGCAATGGTGTCTGGAGCCCACAGTTTCATCTCTGAACTCCCTGAGGGCTATAATACAG AGATAGGCGAGGCTGGGAACCAGCTATCAGGGGGTCAGCGACAGGCAGTGGCCTTGGCTCGAGCATTGATCCGGAAACCACGTGTACTCATCCTGGATGATGCTACCAGTGCCCTTGACGCAGACAGCCAGTTACGG GTGGAGCAGCTCCTGTACAAAAGCCCCGAGCGGCGCTCTCGGTCTGTGCTTCTCATCACCCATTGTCTCAGCTTGGTGGAGCAGGCTGACCAAATCCTCTTTCTGGATGGAGGCACCATCTGTGAAGCAGGAACCTACCAGCAGCTCACGGAAAGGAGGGGACGCTTCTGGACCATAATGCAGGCTCCTGGTGGGTCAGGAGCTCCAGAATGA
- the PSMB9 gene encoding proteasome subunit beta type-9, whose translation MLRGGEVRTGTTIMAVEFDGGVVVGSDSRVSAGEAVVNRVFDKLSPLHQHIFCALSGSAADAQAMVDMAAYQLELHGLELEEPPLVLAAANVVRNISYKYREDLSAHLIVAGWDRRDGGQVYGTLGGMLTRQPFTIGGSGSTYIYGYVDAAYKPGMSAEECRSFTTNAIALAMNRDGSSGGVIYLVTITAAGVDHQVILGDELPKFYDE comes from the exons ATGTTGCGCGGCGGCGAAGTCCGCACTGGG ACAACCATCATGGCAGTGGAGTTTGACGGAGGTGTTGTGGTGGGTTCTGATTCCCGAGTGTCTGCAGG AGAGGCGGTGGTAAACCGAGTGTTTGACAAGCTGTCCCCGCTGCACCAACACATCTTCTGTGCGCTCTCTGGTTCAGCTGCTGATGCCCAAGCCATGGTTGACATGGCCGCTTACCAACTGGAACTCCACGG GTTGGAACTGGAAGAACCTCCTCTTGTTCTCGCTGCTGCCAACGTGGTGAGGAATATCAGTTATAAGTATCGGGAGGACCTGTCTGCGCATCTCATAGTAGCCGGCTGGGACCGACGGGACGGGGGCCAG GTGTATGGAACCCTGGGAGGAATGCTGACTCGGCAACCCTTCACCATCGGTGGCTCTGGGAGCACCTATATCTATGGTTATGTGGATGCAGCTTATAAACCAGGCATGTCCGCTGAGGAGTGCAGGAGCTTCACCACGAATG CTATCGCTCTGGCCATGAACCGGGATGGCTCTAGCGGGGGCGTCATCTACCTGGTCACTATTACAGCTGCTGGTGTGGACCATCAAGTAATCTTGGGTGATGAGCTGCCGAAATTCTATGACGAGTGA